A window from Synechococcus sp. RSCCF101 encodes these proteins:
- a CDS encoding Rne/Rng family ribonuclease — MSLQIVIAEQLRIAAVLHDERVDELVVAQGRYQIGDVYLGTVENVLPGIDAAFVNIGESEKNGFIHVSDLGPLRLRKGAAGITELLSPRQKVLVQVMKEPTGTKGPRLTGNLSLPGRFLILQPHGQGVNISRRIAGDAERNRLRALGVLIKPPGAGLLIRTEAEAVSEELLIDDLEALLRQWEGIQQAAENASPPVLLNRDEDFIHRILRDRYSPSLVRVVVDTPEAVKRVNAFLGESASHLLVEHHQESVEILEHYRVNAAIRDALKPRVDLPSGGSIIIEPTEALTVVDVNSGSFTRSANARETVLWTNCEAATEIARQLKLRNIGGVIIVDFIDMDSRRDQLQVLEQFTEAMQSDGARPQIAQISELGLVELTRKRQGQNIYELFGRACPSCGGLGHVAVLPGRDTMQPLATATGLVRSAASARAESPAPAAAAGSNGGGRRRRGGRGRGGASEVPETPAELTVVAPLPLTEDSAVGPVDPAVSEPSGESVIGSEAPPRRPEPEVVAVAMTPEQEEVYARLGLSPALLLETPPDPETAVIRVVRPGEDADQIVAEARAQLAAAGSRRRRRGRGGSGGGGGGAAPAAGGQGRNGSAPAAAGEPSDDSSLAGEGLDAGPAPVAITPLPQEPVDSPPPTDAAPATPAESAPEAEPEPQRRRRRRSSAPVALG, encoded by the coding sequence ATGTCACTGCAGATCGTCATCGCCGAGCAGCTGCGCATCGCGGCTGTGCTCCACGACGAACGGGTCGATGAACTGGTCGTCGCTCAGGGCCGCTACCAGATCGGCGACGTGTACCTCGGTACGGTCGAGAATGTTCTTCCCGGGATCGACGCGGCTTTCGTCAACATCGGCGAAAGTGAGAAGAACGGCTTCATTCACGTCAGCGATCTCGGCCCTCTCAGGCTGAGGAAGGGTGCGGCCGGCATCACCGAGCTGCTCTCCCCCAGGCAGAAGGTTCTGGTTCAGGTGATGAAGGAGCCGACCGGCACCAAGGGGCCGCGGCTCACCGGCAACCTCTCCCTTCCCGGTCGTTTCCTCATCCTGCAGCCCCACGGCCAGGGGGTGAACATCTCGCGCCGCATCGCCGGCGACGCCGAGCGGAACCGCCTGCGTGCCCTCGGGGTTCTGATCAAGCCTCCCGGTGCCGGCCTGCTGATCCGAACCGAGGCCGAAGCGGTGAGCGAGGAGCTGCTGATCGATGACCTCGAGGCTCTGCTGCGTCAGTGGGAAGGCATTCAGCAGGCGGCGGAGAACGCCAGTCCGCCGGTTCTCCTCAATCGCGATGAGGACTTCATTCACCGCATCCTGCGGGATCGCTACTCACCCTCCCTGGTGCGGGTCGTGGTCGACACCCCGGAGGCGGTGAAGCGGGTGAACGCCTTCCTCGGCGAAAGCGCATCGCATCTCCTGGTGGAGCACCATCAGGAATCCGTCGAAATCCTGGAGCACTACCGGGTCAACGCCGCCATCCGCGACGCGCTGAAGCCACGCGTGGATCTTCCATCGGGTGGTTCGATCATCATCGAGCCCACGGAAGCGCTCACCGTGGTGGATGTGAATTCCGGCTCGTTCACCCGCTCCGCCAATGCGCGGGAAACGGTGTTGTGGACCAACTGCGAAGCGGCAACGGAGATCGCACGCCAGCTGAAACTGCGCAACATCGGCGGGGTGATCATTGTCGACTTCATCGACATGGATTCGCGGCGCGACCAGCTGCAGGTGCTCGAGCAGTTCACCGAAGCGATGCAGAGCGACGGTGCCAGGCCCCAGATCGCCCAGATCTCCGAGCTGGGCCTGGTCGAGCTGACCCGCAAGCGCCAGGGTCAGAACATCTATGAACTCTTCGGCCGGGCCTGCCCCAGCTGCGGTGGCCTCGGCCACGTCGCCGTTCTGCCGGGGCGCGACACCATGCAGCCCCTGGCCACGGCCACCGGCCTGGTGCGCAGTGCCGCCTCCGCCAGAGCCGAGAGTCCCGCCCCGGCGGCAGCCGCCGGCTCCAACGGCGGCGGTCGCCGCCGCCGTGGCGGCCGGGGACGCGGCGGTGCCTCCGAGGTGCCGGAGACGCCTGCTGAACTGACGGTCGTGGCGCCTCTGCCCCTGACTGAGGACTCCGCTGTCGGACCGGTCGATCCAGCCGTATCGGAGCCTTCCGGCGAGTCAGTCATCGGCTCCGAGGCGCCGCCCCGTCGCCCGGAGCCGGAGGTGGTGGCGGTCGCGATGACGCCTGAGCAGGAGGAGGTGTACGCCCGCCTGGGTCTCAGTCCCGCCCTGCTGCTGGAGACGCCGCCCGATCCGGAGACGGCGGTGATCCGGGTGGTGCGTCCCGGCGAGGACGCCGATCAGATCGTTGCCGAGGCCAGGGCCCAGCTGGCGGCGGCCGGTTCGCGGCGGCGGCGTCGCGGCCGTGGCGGTTCCGGTGGAGGTGGAGGTGGGGCTGCCCCGGCTGCGGGCGGACAGGGCCGCAACGGTTCCGCCCCGGCGGCGGCCGGCGAACCGTCCGACGACAGCTCCCTTGCCGGCGAGGGTCTCGATGCCGGCCCGGCGCCGGTGGCCATCACCCCTCTGCCACAGGAGCCCGTCGATTCGCCACCTCCGACCGACGCGGCGCCCGCCACGCCAGCGGAATCCGCGCCGGAGGCTGAGCCCGAGCCCCAGCGCCGCCGTCGCCGTCGCTCCTCGGCGCCGGTCGCCTTGGGGTGA
- a CDS encoding TIGR03960 family B12-binding radical SAM protein, whose amino-acid sequence MVSIAPSIDRSSPLDLTTLVDAGLQRPARYLGNELGVIRRDWGSDWPAARVRWCLTYPELYEVGASNSGHVILYSILNAVPGQLCDRSYLPAPDMAGRLRQRGLPLFGVESRRPLAAFDVLGFSLSYELGATNILEMLDLARLPLRSAQRGDRPLDHPESPPLIFAGGPTATSNPEPYAAFLDFVALGDGEELLPEIGLVVAEARAAGLSRSAVLRDLAQLRGVYVPSLYATAGDGVRLVPLHADVPARPVRRVATPMPHYAMGLVPHLETVHDRLTVEIRRGCTRGCRFCQPGMLTRPARDVAPDQVIEAVETGMRRTGYSDFTLLSLSCSDYLSLPAVGVELRNRLSAANVSLNLPSQRVDRFDEDIAHILGGTRRTGLTFAPEAGSQRLRDIINKGLTDADLLQGVRTAMQSGYRRIKLYFMIGLPGERDADVVGIADTCRMLQRQCSDLGRLTLNLTISTFTPKPHTPFQWHSVSVAKLQRRQALLRQAAAPLRGVRLNVTDVRLAAMEDVLGRGDRRLADVIEAAWRGGAGMDAWFENLDRTFAAWTRAIDAAGLTGAVRALEMGGWQSATDLGDAGLQAFCERPLPWDHIDCGLDKRWLAEDLQRALRREVVPDCSFEGCSQCGVCGPALGHNVVLPPPPIPGRQPTVLPPSQRACRLRFRFAKRGDVALISHLDLVRLLERALRRAGLPVSFSAGFHPLPRLQVALALPLGVEADGEWMDIDFQREVEPDRVLQALQAQLPDGLLLEACRRVPMNGAGLSRLLRSALWQWRARATVSIPEDRWDEGLRQLLEAAELIWSDTDKKGRPRRRDGRPLLLRLDRGSTEPGCVPAGSVTLDLEAGIDPQGRSLRPEQITHWLSERLGVPLKAEALRRCGLVLSDESGWPERQAAAVLA is encoded by the coding sequence ATGGTGTCCATCGCCCCCTCCATTGATCGGTCGTCGCCACTCGATCTCACAACCCTTGTGGACGCCGGCCTGCAGCGACCGGCCCGTTATCTCGGCAATGAGCTGGGGGTGATCCGGCGCGACTGGGGGAGCGACTGGCCGGCGGCGCGGGTGCGCTGGTGCCTCACCTACCCCGAGCTCTACGAGGTGGGCGCCAGCAACAGCGGCCACGTCATTCTCTATTCGATCCTCAATGCCGTTCCTGGGCAGCTCTGCGACCGCTCCTACCTGCCGGCACCCGACATGGCCGGCCGTCTGCGGCAGCGAGGCCTGCCCCTGTTCGGCGTGGAGAGCCGCCGGCCCCTGGCCGCCTTCGATGTGCTCGGCTTCTCGCTGAGCTACGAGCTCGGCGCCACCAACATCCTCGAGATGCTCGACCTGGCGCGCCTGCCCCTGCGCAGCGCCCAGCGAGGCGATCGGCCGCTCGATCATCCGGAGTCCCCACCGCTGATCTTCGCCGGCGGGCCCACGGCCACCAGCAATCCGGAGCCCTACGCCGCCTTCCTCGACTTCGTCGCCCTCGGCGATGGGGAGGAGCTTCTGCCGGAGATCGGTCTGGTGGTGGCTGAGGCCCGCGCCGCAGGCCTGAGCCGGAGCGCCGTGCTGCGCGATCTGGCTCAGCTCCGCGGGGTCTATGTGCCCTCCCTGTATGCCACCGCTGGCGACGGGGTGCGCCTGGTGCCGCTGCATGCCGATGTGCCGGCGAGGCCGGTCCGGCGTGTGGCGACGCCCATGCCCCACTACGCCATGGGGCTGGTGCCCCACCTGGAGACGGTTCACGACCGGCTCACCGTGGAGATCCGCCGGGGCTGCACCCGCGGCTGCCGCTTCTGCCAGCCGGGCATGCTCACCCGCCCCGCCCGCGATGTGGCGCCGGATCAGGTGATCGAGGCGGTGGAGACCGGCATGCGCCGGACGGGGTACAGCGATTTCACCCTGCTCTCCCTCAGCTGCAGCGACTACCTGTCTCTGCCGGCTGTGGGCGTGGAGCTGCGCAACCGCCTGTCCGCGGCGAACGTGAGCCTCAACCTGCCCAGCCAGCGCGTTGATCGCTTCGATGAGGACATCGCCCACATCCTCGGGGGAACCCGGCGGACCGGGCTGACCTTCGCGCCCGAGGCGGGCAGCCAGCGACTGCGGGACATCATCAACAAGGGCCTCACCGACGCGGACCTGCTGCAGGGCGTGCGCACGGCGATGCAGAGCGGCTACCGCCGCATCAAGCTCTATTTCATGATCGGCCTGCCGGGCGAGCGCGACGCCGATGTGGTCGGCATCGCCGACACCTGCCGCATGCTGCAGCGGCAGTGTTCGGATCTGGGGCGGCTCACGCTGAATCTCACCATCAGCACGTTCACGCCCAAGCCGCACACCCCCTTCCAGTGGCACAGCGTCAGCGTCGCCAAACTGCAGCGCCGTCAGGCGCTGCTGCGGCAGGCCGCGGCGCCTCTGCGGGGCGTGCGGCTCAATGTCACCGATGTCCGCCTGGCGGCGATGGAGGATGTGCTGGGGCGGGGCGATCGCCGGCTGGCTGATGTGATCGAAGCCGCCTGGCGCGGCGGTGCCGGGATGGATGCCTGGTTCGAGAACCTCGATCGCACCTTCGCCGCCTGGACCCGCGCCATCGACGCCGCCGGCCTCACCGGAGCGGTGCGGGCGCTCGAGATGGGCGGCTGGCAGAGCGCCACCGATCTGGGCGATGCGGGGCTGCAGGCCTTCTGCGAGCGGCCGCTTCCCTGGGATCACATCGACTGCGGTCTCGACAAGCGCTGGCTGGCCGAGGATCTGCAGAGGGCACTGCGCCGGGAGGTCGTGCCCGACTGCTCGTTCGAGGGCTGCAGCCAGTGCGGGGTCTGCGGCCCCGCACTGGGGCACAACGTGGTGCTGCCGCCGCCGCCGATTCCCGGGCGACAGCCGACCGTGCTCCCCCCCAGCCAGCGGGCCTGCCGCCTGCGCTTCCGCTTCGCCAAGCGCGGGGATGTGGCTCTGATCAGCCATCTCGATCTGGTGCGGCTGCTGGAGCGGGCCCTGCGCCGGGCCGGGCTCCCGGTGAGCTTCAGCGCCGGCTTCCATCCTCTGCCCCGCCTTCAGGTCGCCCTGGCCCTGCCGCTCGGGGTGGAAGCGGATGGCGAGTGGATGGACATCGATTTCCAGCGGGAGGTGGAGCCGGACCGGGTGCTCCAGGCCCTGCAGGCTCAGCTGCCTGACGGGTTGCTCCTGGAGGCCTGCAGACGTGTTCCCATGAACGGGGCGGGCCTCTCCAGGCTTCTGCGCTCGGCCCTCTGGCAGTGGCGGGCCCGCGCCACCGTGTCGATCCCGGAGGACCGCTGGGACGAGGGACTCCGGCAGCTCCTGGAGGCCGCGGAACTCATCTGGTCCGATACCGACAAGAAGGGGCGTCCGCGCCGCCGCGATGGCCGACCCCTGCTGCTGCGGCTGGATCGAGGCTCCACGGAGCCCGGCTGTGTCCCGGCCGGTTCGGTGACACTGGACCTGGAGGCCGGCATCGATCCCCAGGGCCGCAGCCTGCGGCCCGAACAGATCACCCACTGGCTGTCGGAGCGGCTCGGTGTGCCGCTGAAGGCCGAGGCCCTGCGGAGGTGCGGGCTGGTTCTTTCCGATGAGAGCGGATGGCCTGAAAGGCAAGCAGCGGCGGTGCTAGCGTGA
- a CDS encoding LON peptidase substrate-binding domain-containing protein: protein MADLAVRELPLFPLPDVVLFPQEVLPLHIFEPRYRMMLRTVMDSDRRFGVVRWDPQNQTCAPIGCCAEILHCQTQEDDRSNIVTMGQQRFRVLNIIREAPFRVAMVSWLEDEPPAEPEALEQLSGDVRTALRDVVDLTGKLVGKPSELPDDLPDLPRELSFWIGAHLGGPVADEQQALLELTDTRARLQQEMDLLDQTRRQLAARTVLKQTFQDIGSDGAEPSPSA from the coding sequence GTGGCCGATCTGGCGGTACGGGAGCTGCCCCTTTTTCCCCTGCCCGATGTGGTGCTCTTCCCCCAGGAAGTGTTGCCACTTCATATCTTCGAGCCGCGCTACCGCATGATGCTGCGCACGGTCATGGACTCTGACCGTCGCTTCGGTGTGGTCCGCTGGGACCCCCAGAACCAGACCTGCGCCCCGATCGGCTGCTGCGCGGAGATCCTGCATTGCCAGACCCAGGAAGACGACCGCAGCAACATCGTCACCATGGGTCAGCAGCGCTTCCGGGTGCTCAACATCATCCGGGAGGCTCCCTTCCGGGTCGCCATGGTGAGCTGGCTTGAGGACGAGCCACCGGCCGAACCGGAGGCGCTCGAGCAACTGAGCGGTGACGTGCGCACCGCCCTGCGGGATGTGGTGGATCTGACCGGAAAGCTGGTGGGCAAACCCTCCGAACTCCCCGATGACCTGCCCGACCTTCCGCGCGAGCTCTCCTTCTGGATCGGAGCCCACCTCGGAGGCCCGGTGGCCGATGAGCAACAGGCCCTGCTGGAGCTGACCGACACCCGTGCGCGGCTGCAGCAGGAAATGGACCTGCTCGATCAGACCCGCCGTCAGCTGGCGGCCCGCACCGTGCTCAAGCAGACCTTCCAGGACATTGGCAGCGATGGTGCGGAACCATCCCCCTCGGCCTGA
- a CDS encoding ribonuclease HII produces the protein MITAGVDEVGRGCLFGPVVASAVVLRESAAAQLAAAGLTDSKRLSPGRRAALVPQIEGLADDWALAEISAERIDALGIRPATEAAMCSALGRLQRPPDLVLVDGNLPLRGWSGAQRSIVGGDRLEMSIAAASVLAKQHRDGVVRSLAAEHPGYGLERHVGYATAAHRAALVELGPTPLHRISFLSRVLQGTRWQAAAAGRPSGGNRAAAAAPPDP, from the coding sequence GTGATCACCGCCGGTGTGGATGAGGTGGGCCGGGGCTGTCTCTTCGGCCCTGTGGTCGCCTCCGCCGTGGTGCTGCGGGAGTCGGCCGCTGCACAACTGGCCGCGGCAGGTCTCACCGACAGCAAGCGGCTGAGCCCCGGCCGCCGCGCGGCCCTGGTGCCGCAGATCGAGGGCCTGGCCGACGACTGGGCGCTGGCCGAGATCTCAGCCGAGCGGATCGATGCCCTCGGCATCCGTCCGGCGACGGAAGCCGCCATGTGCTCGGCTCTCGGCAGGCTGCAGCGCCCCCCTGATCTGGTCCTCGTGGACGGCAATCTGCCCCTGCGTGGATGGAGCGGCGCGCAGCGATCGATCGTCGGAGGCGATCGACTGGAGATGAGTATCGCCGCGGCCAGCGTCCTGGCCAAACAGCACCGGGACGGGGTCGTCAGGTCGCTGGCCGCCGAGCACCCGGGCTACGGGTTGGAACGCCATGTCGGCTACGCCACGGCGGCCCACCGCGCCGCACTGGTGGAGCTGGGGCCCACGCCCCTGCATCGGATCAGCTTCCTCAGCCGTGTTCTGCAGGGGACCCGCTGGCAGGCTGCTGCGGCTGGGCGACCCAGCGGCGGAAATCGCGCAGCAGCTGCTGCCCCACCCGACCCTTGA
- the pheA gene encoding prephenate dehydratase produces the protein MRLAFLGPVGTFGEQAAITLMRHEGRRDVDLVPRTGIRAVVEALVARECDAAVVPVENSVEGGVTASLDALWQHRELCIRRAVVLPIRHALLSSGSLETVSEVLSHPQALAQCSGWLAEHLPGALQLPTSSTAEAARMVAGSRFRAAIASPLAGEERGLQQLAFPINDVAGNCTRFLLLERGERRYEGHLASLAFSLHSNRPGALLEALAVFADRGLNMSRIESRPSKRELGEYIFFVDLELGDHRDHQAGQVAVRDLLDALSRACETVSCFGVYSTLDLSDQPEADATGA, from the coding sequence ATGCGACTCGCCTTCCTCGGACCCGTGGGCACCTTCGGCGAGCAGGCGGCCATCACCCTGATGCGTCACGAGGGCCGGCGGGATGTGGACCTGGTGCCGCGCACCGGCATCCGGGCTGTGGTGGAGGCCCTGGTGGCCCGGGAATGCGACGCGGCGGTGGTGCCCGTGGAGAACTCCGTGGAGGGAGGGGTCACCGCCTCCCTGGATGCCCTCTGGCAGCACCGGGAGCTGTGCATCCGCCGGGCGGTCGTGCTGCCGATCCGCCACGCCCTGCTCAGCAGCGGCAGTCTGGAGACCGTCAGCGAGGTGCTCTCCCACCCCCAGGCTCTGGCGCAGTGCAGCGGCTGGCTGGCTGAGCACCTTCCCGGCGCCCTGCAGCTGCCCACCAGCTCAACGGCCGAGGCGGCCCGGATGGTGGCCGGCAGCCGTTTCCGCGCGGCGATCGCCTCGCCCCTGGCCGGGGAGGAGCGGGGGCTGCAGCAGCTCGCTTTCCCGATCAACGATGTAGCGGGGAACTGCACCCGCTTTCTGCTGCTGGAGCGGGGGGAGCGCCGCTACGAAGGCCATCTCGCCAGCCTGGCCTTCTCACTTCACAGCAACCGTCCCGGGGCCCTGCTCGAAGCCCTGGCCGTGTTCGCGGATCGCGGGCTCAACATGAGCCGGATCGAGTCACGCCCCTCCAAGCGTGAGCTCGGTGAGTACATCTTCTTCGTGGATCTCGAGCTGGGGGACCATCGCGATCACCAGGCCGGCCAGGTTGCCGTGCGCGATCTGCTCGATGCCCTCAGCCGCGCCTGCGAGACCGTGAGCTGCTTCGGGGTCTACAGCACCCTGGATCTCAGCGATCAGCCGGAGGCGGACGCCACTGGGGCCTGA
- a CDS encoding methyltransferase domain-containing protein, whose protein sequence is MARIHPPAPRQKQRLGLLLTLSAGAGLVSLWQQRDRRYQGSASVAEAYDRWTGDALLERLWGEHIHLGHYGDPPQPVDFRRAKAAFVHELVRWSGLDALPAGSRVLDVGCGIGGSSRILARDYGFDVLGISISPAQVERARALTPDDLAGRCRFAVMDALDLQLDEGSFDGVWSVEAGPHMPDKQRYADELLRVLRPGGALAVADWNRRDAAAGPLSARECWVMRQLLDQWAHPEFASIAGLRHHLETSQQRRGPIETADWTTATLPSWIDSIAEGLRRPGAVLGLGPAAVLQGLRETPTLLLMRWAFATGLMQFGVFRLRIGPDRQAPVASASG, encoded by the coding sequence ATGGCCCGCATCCATCCCCCCGCCCCGCGCCAGAAGCAGCGTCTGGGCCTGCTGCTCACCCTGTCGGCCGGAGCCGGTCTGGTGAGCCTCTGGCAGCAACGGGATCGTCGTTATCAGGGGTCGGCCTCCGTGGCCGAGGCCTACGACCGCTGGACCGGCGACGCCTTGCTGGAACGGCTCTGGGGCGAGCACATCCACCTGGGGCACTACGGTGACCCCCCCCAGCCCGTCGATTTCCGCAGAGCCAAAGCGGCCTTCGTGCATGAACTGGTGCGCTGGAGCGGACTGGATGCGCTGCCGGCCGGCTCGCGCGTGCTTGATGTGGGCTGCGGCATCGGCGGCAGCAGCCGCATTCTTGCCCGCGACTACGGCTTCGATGTGCTGGGCATCAGCATCAGCCCCGCCCAGGTGGAGCGGGCCCGGGCCCTGACCCCGGATGACCTCGCCGGGCGCTGCCGCTTCGCGGTGATGGACGCCCTCGATCTGCAGCTGGACGAGGGCAGCTTCGATGGCGTCTGGAGCGTGGAGGCCGGTCCACACATGCCCGACAAGCAGCGCTACGCCGATGAACTGCTGCGGGTGCTGCGCCCGGGAGGCGCACTGGCCGTGGCGGACTGGAACCGACGCGATGCAGCAGCGGGCCCCCTCTCGGCCCGGGAATGCTGGGTGATGCGCCAGTTGCTCGACCAGTGGGCCCACCCGGAATTCGCGAGCATCGCCGGCCTCAGGCATCATCTCGAAACGAGCCAGCAGCGGAGAGGGCCGATCGAGACGGCCGACTGGACGACCGCCACCCTGCCCAGCTGGATCGACTCGATCGCCGAAGGCCTGCGCCGGCCCGGAGCGGTGCTGGGTCTTGGTCCTGCCGCCGTCCTGCAGGGCCTCAGGGAAACCCCCACCCTGCTGCTGATGCGCTGGGCCTTCGCCACGGGTCTGATGCAGTTCGGCGTGTTCCGGCTCCGGATCGGCCCGGATCGTCAGGCCCCAGTGGCGTCCGCCTCCGGCTGA
- the clpS gene encoding ATP-dependent Clp protease adapter ClpS, whose protein sequence is MRDPISASSSSAPFQLPLRRDPAATAGASESPTRSPGGAAVLEKAPERVRKHSPRYRVLLHNDPVNSMEYVVTTLRQVVPSLSEQDAIAVMLEAHNTGVGLVIVCDLEPAEFYSETLKAKGLTSTIEPED, encoded by the coding sequence ATGAGGGACCCGATCTCCGCCTCCAGCAGCAGCGCACCGTTTCAGCTCCCGCTGCGGCGGGATCCTGCCGCCACGGCCGGCGCCAGTGAGAGCCCCACGCGGTCTCCCGGTGGAGCCGCCGTTCTGGAGAAGGCACCGGAGCGGGTGCGCAAGCACTCACCCCGCTACCGGGTGCTGCTCCACAACGATCCGGTGAACTCCATGGAATATGTGGTCACAACGCTGCGGCAGGTGGTGCCCTCGCTGAGCGAGCAGGATGCGATCGCCGTGATGCTCGAGGCTCACAACACCGGTGTGGGCCTGGTGATCGTCTGCGATCTCGAACCGGCGGAGTTCTACAGCGAGACCCTCAAGGCCAAGGGACTCACGAGCACGATCGAGCCGGAGGACTGA
- the rpsJ gene encoding 30S ribosomal protein S10 produces MSATIAQQKIRIRLKAFDRRMLDLSCDKIIETADTTAATAIGPIPLPTKRRIYCVLRSPHVDKDSREHFETRTHRRIIDIYSPSAKTIDALMKLDLPSGVDIEVKL; encoded by the coding sequence ATGTCTGCAACGATCGCTCAGCAGAAGATCCGTATCCGGCTCAAGGCCTTCGACCGGCGCATGCTGGACCTCTCCTGCGACAAGATCATCGAAACGGCCGACACCACGGCGGCCACGGCCATCGGCCCCATCCCTCTGCCGACCAAGCGTCGCATCTACTGCGTGCTCCGTTCGCCCCACGTGGACAAGGATTCCCGTGAGCATTTCGAGACGCGCACCCACCGTCGCATCATCGACATCTACAGCCCCTCCGCCAAGACGATCGACGCGCTGATGAAGCTCGATCTCCCCAGCGGCGTGGACATCGAAGTCAAGCTCTGA
- a CDS encoding LL-diaminopimelate aminotransferase — protein MVQVNENYLKLKAGYLFPEIARRVKAFSEANPDAALIRLGIGDVTEPLPEACRTAMKNAIDAMGTAEGFRGYGPEQGYAWLREAIASHDFQARGCSISAEEIFISDGSKCDSSNILDILGPGNRIAVTDPVYPVYVDSNVMAGHTGPADERGRYGGLTYLPITAENGFSPAIPDEPVDLIYLCFPNNPTGAVAGRGELKAWVDYARAHGSLILFDAAYEAFIQDPELPHSIFEIDGARECAIEFRSFSKNAGFTGTRCALTVVPRGLTGRTAAGEEVELWPLWNRRQSTKFNGVSYPVQRGAEAVYSPEGQAQVNRLVRFYMDNAALIRRELSAAGISVHGGEHAPYVWLRAPEGLDSWDFFDQLLQKAHVVGTPGSGFGAAGEGYFRLSAFNSRANVEEAMQRIRNL, from the coding sequence TTGGTGCAGGTCAACGAGAACTACCTCAAGCTCAAGGCGGGCTACCTCTTTCCCGAGATCGCCAGGCGGGTGAAGGCCTTCAGTGAAGCCAATCCCGATGCCGCCCTGATCCGCCTCGGCATCGGCGATGTCACCGAGCCCCTGCCCGAGGCCTGCCGCACGGCGATGAAGAACGCCATCGATGCGATGGGCACGGCTGAGGGATTCCGCGGCTACGGCCCGGAGCAGGGCTACGCCTGGCTGCGGGAAGCGATCGCGAGCCACGACTTCCAGGCCCGCGGCTGTTCGATCAGCGCTGAGGAGATCTTCATCTCCGATGGCTCCAAGTGCGACAGCAGCAACATCCTCGACATCCTCGGCCCGGGCAACCGCATCGCCGTCACCGATCCGGTGTATCCGGTGTACGTGGACAGCAACGTGATGGCCGGCCACACGGGCCCGGCGGATGAACGCGGCCGCTACGGCGGCCTCACCTACCTGCCGATCACGGCGGAGAACGGCTTCTCGCCGGCGATCCCGGACGAGCCGGTGGATCTGATCTACCTCTGCTTTCCCAACAACCCGACCGGTGCCGTCGCCGGCCGCGGCGAGCTCAAGGCCTGGGTGGATTACGCCCGCGCCCATGGGTCGCTGATCCTCTTTGATGCCGCCTACGAGGCCTTCATCCAGGACCCGGAGCTTCCCCACTCCATCTTCGAGATCGATGGCGCGCGTGAGTGTGCGATCGAATTCCGCTCCTTCTCCAAGAACGCCGGCTTCACCGGCACCCGCTGTGCCCTCACCGTGGTGCCGCGCGGCCTGACGGGACGCACGGCGGCGGGAGAGGAGGTGGAGCTCTGGCCCCTGTGGAACCGGCGCCAGAGCACCAAGTTCAACGGTGTGAGCTATCCGGTTCAGCGTGGCGCCGAGGCGGTGTACAGCCCGGAGGGGCAGGCCCAGGTGAACCGTCTGGTGCGCTTCTACATGGACAACGCGGCCCTGATTCGCCGGGAGCTGAGTGCTGCGGGCATCAGCGTCCACGGAGGCGAGCACGCTCCCTATGTGTGGCTCAGAGCCCCGGAAGGACTCGATTCATGGGACTTCTTCGACCAGCTGCTCCAGAAGGCCCATGTGGTGGGAACCCCCGGAAGCGGCTTCGGGGCGGCAGGCGAAGGGTATTTCCGCCTCTCGGCCTTCAACAGCCGCGCCAACGTCGAGGAGGCGATGCAGCGGATCCGCAACCTCTGA
- a CDS encoding DUF1997 domain-containing protein, with protein MPCDSPVSPMRLAFGASQGLSLMVSDHADQLPAYLQQEERVLQALLDPRHLTAIHPGLWRYEVTRVQVFQLSVQPVVTLQVHERDGQLTMEATECSLEGLGLVDDFDLRLKAQLAANGRGLEGEARLAVEVSRPPLLRLIPRTVLEATGQTVLNGILLGIKGRVGQQLLRDFRRWVAQPQQPASGSPAEHG; from the coding sequence ATGCCCTGCGACAGCCCGGTATCGCCCATGCGCCTGGCCTTCGGCGCCAGTCAGGGTCTCAGCCTCATGGTCAGCGACCATGCGGATCAGCTCCCGGCCTATCTGCAGCAGGAGGAGCGGGTGCTCCAGGCGCTGCTCGACCCGCGCCACCTGACGGCGATCCATCCCGGCCTCTGGCGCTACGAGGTGACCCGGGTGCAGGTGTTTCAGCTCAGCGTGCAGCCCGTGGTGACGCTGCAGGTGCACGAGCGGGATGGACAGCTGACGATGGAAGCCACCGAGTGCAGCCTGGAGGGTCTCGGCCTGGTGGACGATTTCGACCTCCGGCTCAAGGCCCAGCTGGCCGCCAACGGCCGGGGACTGGAGGGGGAGGCTCGCCTGGCGGTAGAGGTGAGCCGGCCGCCCCTGCTGCGCCTGATCCCCCGCACGGTGCTGGAAGCCACGGGTCAGACCGTGCTCAACGGAATCCTGCTCGGCATCAAGGGTCGGGTGGGGCAGCAGCTGCTGCGCGATTTCCGCCGCTGGGTCGCCCAGCCGCAGCAGCCTGCCAGCGGGTCCCCTGCAGAACACGGCTGA